One Yoonia sp. BS5-3 genomic window carries:
- a CDS encoding efflux RND transporter permease subunit, which yields MTGIVDWAASRARMVLAFIALSLLAGGMAYVGLPKEGEPDIEIPAIFVSVPFPGISAEDSETLLVKPMETELSDLDGLKTMSATAAEGYAGVALEFEFGWDKTKILADIRSAMNSAEAQFPAGADQYSINEINFSEFPIVIVNLTGQVPERTLLRVAKDLQDRIEGLDAVLEAGLAGQRDEMLEVVIDPLRLEAYNVTAGELIGVVTNNNLLIAAGEVETDQGTFAVKIPSSFDEPADVYNLPVKTDGDRVITLGDLATIRLTFEDRVGTARFNGVNTVALQVVKRKGFNLIDTAALVREVVEEERASWPPELQAAIDVGTSNDQSRNVASMVSQLEGSVLTAIALVMIVVLAALGTRPALLVGFAIPTSFLLCFALLAVMDITISNIVMFGLILAVGMLVDGAIVVVEYADKRIREGSGPMHAYVEAAQRMFWPIISSTATTLCAFLPMLFWPGVPGQFMGMLPVTLIFVLSASLIVALIYLPVMGGVTGRLSRLFGNTSDALRARLPWVVRAVLVVPAIMIVFTGAMLTLNPGYLTGEAVQTKGFFDSLPGMLLFMAGAMLLSITIGAAKIEREAKQIKAGYRRSAFGHFMHFIAGNAIMPLVTVGAVVFLVISIFGYYGSNNNGVEFFVESEPEQAIVYVKARGNLSLNEKDDLVRQAEEIVLAHPGVITAFSFAGDGGLNTDASGASIPSDTIGQVQLETIPWEDRAGIAELDGDVVLAELQAELNTIPGIQTEILAQARGPASGKPVHLRLKSDNWEELIAATNLARAQFEQTPGLILVEDSLPLPGIDWQIDVDVEKAGRFGADVASVGAMVQLVTRGILLDTMRVDSSDEEIEIRVRLPEEDRVLSTLDSLRVRTNQGLIPLSNFITRTPVEKLAQIDRIDQKRYFDVKADVENGLVNIVANGETQAIALITSEDASGFDRYNIINLSDGITIDALAEMVTDGDTTESPVNANERIGVLTEWLETSPLPGSIDWEWTGDQEEQAESGAFLQTAFAGALGLMFIILLAQFNSIYNSILVLMAVVMSTAGSLVGMLVMDQAFSIIMTGTGIVALAGIVVNNNIILIDTYQEYSKYMPRAEAITRTAEARIRPVLLTTITTMAGLAPMMFGLSLDFMNGGYSIDSPTALWWKQLATAVVFGLGIATVLTLVFTPSMLALRVWFVTYVQWFAQLLAKLSMGRSSRAARDWALRRQAKRLKKSEIIWSEDEPLDPLQLTQPLQAAE from the coding sequence ATGACTGGGATAGTTGACTGGGCCGCCTCACGGGCCCGCATGGTTCTTGCCTTTATCGCGCTGTCGCTTTTGGCAGGCGGTATGGCCTATGTTGGCCTGCCCAAAGAGGGCGAGCCGGATATCGAAATACCTGCGATCTTTGTCTCCGTCCCCTTTCCGGGGATCTCGGCCGAAGACAGTGAAACCCTTCTTGTCAAACCGATGGAGACAGAGCTGTCCGATTTGGACGGGTTGAAAACCATGTCCGCAACCGCTGCCGAAGGCTATGCGGGGGTCGCGCTGGAATTCGAATTTGGCTGGGACAAGACCAAAATACTGGCCGATATCCGATCCGCCATGAACAGCGCTGAGGCGCAGTTTCCGGCCGGTGCTGACCAATATTCGATCAACGAAATCAACTTCTCTGAATTCCCAATCGTCATCGTGAACCTGACCGGCCAAGTGCCGGAGCGCACCCTGCTTCGGGTGGCCAAAGATCTGCAAGATCGGATCGAAGGGCTGGATGCCGTGCTGGAAGCCGGGCTCGCCGGACAGCGGGATGAAATGCTCGAGGTGGTCATCGATCCGCTGCGGCTTGAAGCTTATAACGTGACCGCTGGCGAATTGATCGGGGTAGTGACGAACAACAACCTTCTGATCGCAGCGGGCGAGGTTGAGACCGACCAAGGAACATTCGCGGTCAAAATTCCCTCCTCATTTGATGAACCAGCGGATGTTTATAACCTGCCTGTGAAAACCGATGGGGACCGGGTCATCACACTGGGTGATCTGGCGACCATCCGGCTTACCTTTGAGGACCGCGTGGGCACGGCCCGCTTTAACGGGGTGAACACGGTGGCCCTGCAAGTGGTCAAACGCAAAGGGTTCAACCTGATCGACACGGCCGCTTTGGTCCGCGAAGTCGTCGAAGAAGAGCGCGCCAGCTGGCCGCCAGAACTGCAAGCGGCCATTGATGTGGGCACATCCAACGACCAATCGCGCAACGTGGCCTCAATGGTCAGCCAGCTTGAAGGTTCAGTCCTAACGGCCATCGCGCTGGTGATGATCGTGGTCTTGGCGGCGCTCGGAACGCGGCCCGCGCTTCTGGTGGGCTTTGCAATTCCCACATCCTTCCTGCTGTGTTTTGCCCTGTTGGCGGTGATGGATATCACCATCTCGAATATCGTGATGTTTGGCCTGATCCTTGCGGTCGGGATGCTGGTTGATGGGGCCATTGTCGTGGTCGAATATGCCGACAAGCGAATCCGCGAAGGCAGCGGGCCGATGCATGCCTATGTCGAGGCCGCACAGCGGATGTTTTGGCCGATCATTTCCTCAACAGCGACAACGCTTTGTGCGTTCCTGCCCATGCTGTTCTGGCCGGGTGTGCCGGGGCAGTTCATGGGCATGTTACCCGTCACCCTGATCTTTGTGCTTTCCGCATCGCTGATCGTGGCCCTGATCTATCTGCCTGTCATGGGCGGCGTAACAGGCAGGCTCAGCCGGCTGTTCGGCAACACATCAGACGCGCTACGGGCGCGGTTGCCTTGGGTCGTGCGGGCCGTGCTTGTTGTCCCGGCGATCATGATCGTCTTCACCGGCGCCATGCTGACATTAAACCCCGGCTATTTGACCGGCGAAGCCGTCCAGACCAAAGGTTTCTTCGATTCTCTGCCCGGCATGTTGCTCTTCATGGCAGGGGCCATGCTGTTATCGATTACGATCGGCGCGGCAAAGATCGAACGCGAAGCCAAGCAGATCAAAGCGGGCTACCGCCGGTCAGCCTTTGGGCATTTTATGCATTTCATCGCAGGCAATGCGATCATGCCACTGGTGACCGTTGGGGCGGTGGTTTTCCTGGTGATCTCAATCTTTGGCTATTACGGCAGCAACAATAACGGGGTGGAATTCTTCGTTGAATCAGAACCCGAACAGGCGATTGTCTATGTCAAAGCACGCGGGAACCTGTCGCTCAACGAAAAAGACGACCTGGTCCGGCAAGCCGAAGAAATCGTTTTGGCCCATCCAGGTGTGATCACTGCATTTTCCTTTGCAGGCGATGGCGGGCTGAACACCGATGCAAGCGGCGCCAGCATCCCCAGCGACACGATCGGGCAGGTGCAGCTTGAAACCATTCCATGGGAGGACCGTGCAGGCATTGCGGAACTCGACGGCGATGTCGTTCTGGCCGAGCTTCAGGCCGAGCTGAACACGATTCCCGGGATTCAGACCGAAATTCTGGCGCAAGCACGCGGCCCCGCATCGGGCAAACCGGTGCATCTGCGGCTGAAAAGTGATAATTGGGAAGAGCTGATCGCAGCAACCAATCTGGCCCGTGCACAGTTTGAGCAAACACCGGGCCTGATCTTGGTCGAGGATTCGCTGCCCCTGCCCGGTATCGATTGGCAAATCGATGTTGATGTCGAAAAGGCGGGTCGTTTCGGGGCCGATGTCGCCTCGGTCGGGGCGATGGTGCAGCTGGTCACGCGGGGCATTCTGCTGGACACGATGCGGGTCGATAGCTCGGACGAGGAAATCGAGATCCGGGTGCGGCTCCCAGAAGAGGACCGGGTCCTGTCCACGCTCGACAGCCTCCGGGTGCGCACCAATCAGGGGCTGATCCCCCTGTCGAACTTCATTACACGGACACCCGTTGAAAAACTCGCACAGATCGACCGGATCGATCAAAAGCGGTATTTCGACGTCAAAGCGGATGTGGAAAATGGTCTTGTGAACATCGTTGCGAACGGTGAAACACAAGCCATCGCACTGATCACTAGTGAAGACGCCAGTGGGTTTGATCGCTACAACATCATCAACCTCTCGGACGGTATCACCATTGATGCACTTGCCGAAATGGTGACCGATGGGGACACAACTGAAAGCCCCGTGAATGCCAACGAACGAATCGGCGTTCTGACAGAGTGGCTGGAAACATCCCCCCTCCCCGGCAGCATCGATTGGGAATGGACTGGCGATCAGGAAGAGCAAGCCGAATCCGGCGCCTTCCTGCAGACGGCCTTTGCCGGGGCGCTTGGGCTGATGTTCATCATCCTGCTGGCGCAGTTCAACAGTATCTATAATTCCATCCTTGTGCTGATGGCCGTTGTGATGTCGACCGCAGGATCGCTTGTAGGCATGCTTGTCATGGATCAGGCCTTCTCAATCATCATGACGGGGACAGGGATCGTCGCGCTGGCCGGGATCGTTGTGAATAACAACATCATCCTGATCGACACCTACCAGGAATACAGCAAATACATGCCCCGGGCCGAGGCGATCACCCGCACGGCCGAGGCACGTATCAGACCCGTCTTGCTGACAACCATCACAACCATGGCCGGCTTGGCACCGATGATGTTCGGGCTCAGCCTTGATTTCATGAATGGCGGTTACAGCATCGACAGCCCCACCGCGCTGTGGTGGAAACAACTGG
- a CDS encoding efflux RND transporter periplasmic adaptor subunit yields the protein MRIIPLLTAILVCAALFFLVFERDQLVAFAQGTSDAAASETAAQDNTADENPEDTGVGVVAMHSVAQTIDSAVILRGRTEAARQVSVAAETSGLVVSEPLRKGAFVNEGEALCSLDPGTREASLAEARARLAEATGRVPEAEASVTEANARVREAEINLNAARQLSQDGFASETRLASAQAAMDAATAGVQSAISAVTSAQAGIEAAEAAVASAEREIERLQINAPFAGLLETDTAELGSLMQPGSLCATIIQLNPIKLVGFVPELDVNKISVGAIAQARLSTGVDVQGRVTFLSRSADELTRTFRVEVTVANDDLAISDGQTAEIIVASEGRTAHLVAQSSLTLDDDGVLGVRTVSPDNVATFMPVTLLRDTSEGVWVTDLPETVDIITVGQEFVIDGVRVKPTFQEAEG from the coding sequence ATGAGAATCATACCCCTGCTCACCGCAATCCTAGTGTGCGCAGCGCTTTTCTTCCTGGTCTTCGAACGGGATCAACTGGTTGCATTTGCCCAAGGGACATCAGATGCAGCCGCATCTGAAACAGCGGCCCAAGACAACACAGCCGATGAAAACCCCGAAGACACCGGGGTTGGCGTTGTCGCGATGCATTCTGTAGCGCAGACAATCGACAGCGCCGTGATCTTGCGCGGGCGCACCGAAGCGGCCCGCCAAGTTTCGGTTGCTGCAGAAACCTCTGGCCTTGTCGTGTCCGAGCCATTGCGCAAAGGGGCCTTCGTCAATGAAGGCGAAGCATTGTGCAGCCTTGATCCGGGCACCCGCGAAGCATCGCTTGCCGAAGCGCGGGCGCGGCTGGCCGAAGCGACAGGGCGCGTCCCCGAAGCCGAGGCCAGCGTGACCGAAGCAAATGCCCGTGTGCGCGAGGCCGAGATCAACCTGAACGCCGCACGGCAACTTTCTCAGGACGGCTTTGCATCCGAGACCCGACTGGCCAGTGCACAGGCCGCTATGGATGCGGCCACCGCTGGCGTACAAAGCGCCATTTCAGCCGTTACCTCGGCGCAGGCAGGCATTGAAGCCGCCGAAGCTGCCGTCGCGTCGGCCGAGCGTGAGATTGAAAGACTGCAAATCAACGCCCCTTTCGCCGGATTGCTGGAAACCGATACAGCTGAACTTGGTTCACTCATGCAGCCCGGATCGCTTTGCGCGACGATCATTCAGTTGAACCCCATCAAACTGGTTGGCTTTGTTCCTGAACTGGACGTGAACAAGATCAGCGTCGGCGCCATTGCGCAGGCTCGACTGTCAACAGGCGTCGACGTGCAGGGCCGGGTGACATTCCTGTCACGCAGCGCCGACGAGTTGACGCGCACCTTCCGCGTCGAGGTCACTGTCGCAAATGATGATCTGGCCATCAGTGATGGACAGACAGCGGAAATCATCGTGGCTTCCGAAGGACGCACGGCGCATCTGGTGGCGCAATCCTCGCTCACGCTGGATGATGATGGGGTATTGGGCGTCCGGACCGTCTCACCCGACAATGTGGCCACCTTCATGCCGGTGACGCTGCTGCGGGACACATCCGAAGGCGTCTGGGTCACCGATCTGCCTGAAACCGTTGATATTATCACCGTCGGTCAGGAATTTGTCATCGACGGGGTCCGCGTGAAACCGACATTTCAAGAGGCCGAAGGATGA
- a CDS encoding tetratricopeptide repeat protein, whose product MSNTDSFIDEVTEEVRREKLYGHLRRYGWIGVLAVLLLVGGAAWTEYRAVQTRNAAEAAGDALLAALNENDPAARAAAMAEIESPGAAAAITVLWQATSEQEAGDIAAAHATLTALASDAGMPEMYRDLAAFKAATLPTEDTAARIAALEALSEPGQPFRLLALEQLAYATLSGGDAEGAMTILRSIEEDAGVSRGLRERVQTLIVALGETPSEIETQ is encoded by the coding sequence GTGAGTAATACCGACAGTTTTATCGATGAGGTCACCGAAGAGGTGCGCCGCGAAAAGCTCTACGGCCATTTGCGCCGCTATGGATGGATCGGTGTACTGGCCGTCCTGCTGTTGGTCGGTGGCGCCGCATGGACAGAATACCGCGCGGTCCAAACGCGCAATGCTGCCGAAGCTGCAGGCGATGCGCTGCTGGCCGCATTGAATGAGAACGATCCGGCGGCCCGCGCTGCGGCCATGGCCGAAATCGAGAGCCCGGGCGCTGCGGCTGCGATAACGGTTCTTTGGCAAGCGACATCAGAGCAAGAGGCGGGCGATATCGCGGCGGCACATGCCACGCTGACGGCGTTGGCCTCTGATGCGGGCATGCCGGAAATGTATCGCGATCTCGCCGCCTTTAAGGCGGCGACTCTGCCGACCGAGGATACAGCGGCGCGTATCGCCGCCCTTGAAGCCCTGTCAGAGCCGGGTCAGCCTTTCCGCCTGCTGGCACTTGAACAACTGGCCTACGCGACCTTGTCGGGGGGCGATGCAGAGGGCGCAATGACGATCTTGCGCAGCATTGAAGAAGACGCCGGCGTATCGCGAGGCTTGCGAGAGCGCGTGCAAACACTGATTGTTGCGCTGGGCGAGACGCCCTCGGAAATCGAGACCCAATAA
- a CDS encoding PQQ-binding-like beta-propeller repeat protein encodes MTAKTIIGVTFALGLLAACGEEDVILPGERFDLRPNAAEVNQTRNVAIAAAQVNANWTHRNGGADHQIDHPALPATLSPAFVADIGEGDSKRARITSEPVIAGGIIYTVDARATVTATSLNGDRIWSRDLTPTRDNANDASGGGVSVGGGQVYVTTGFGEITAMDAATGNIRWVQDLDAPVTTGPTLNGDLVYVVSRDSTAWALEPSNGRIRWQRSGTPSSANFGGGASPAVSGEYAIFPFPSGEIAATYPRGGLPRWSAVVSGDRLGRAASLINDIAGDPVIFDGRVYIANFGGRTVALDLDDGSRIWTAGEGAVSPVWPTTDSLFLINDVNELVRLDAATGAAVWRISLPNFDEGRTARQRSVFAHYGPILAGGRLIVASSDGLIRQFDPTSGGLIGTIDLPGGAASAPVVAGETLYVLNKDGQLHAFR; translated from the coding sequence GTGACAGCCAAGACAATCATCGGCGTGACCTTCGCATTGGGCCTTCTGGCGGCTTGCGGCGAAGAAGACGTTATCTTGCCGGGCGAGCGTTTTGATCTGCGCCCCAACGCCGCAGAGGTCAACCAGACCCGAAATGTTGCGATTGCGGCCGCGCAGGTAAACGCCAATTGGACGCATCGCAATGGCGGCGCGGATCATCAGATCGACCATCCGGCCTTGCCCGCGACGTTATCGCCCGCATTTGTTGCCGATATTGGCGAAGGCGATAGTAAACGCGCGCGGATCACGTCTGAACCGGTGATCGCGGGCGGCATCATCTACACAGTCGATGCGCGGGCGACGGTGACCGCAACGTCGCTGAATGGCGATCGCATTTGGTCCCGTGATCTGACCCCGACACGCGATAACGCAAATGACGCATCCGGTGGCGGCGTGTCCGTCGGCGGCGGCCAGGTCTATGTGACCACAGGCTTTGGCGAGATCACCGCAATGGATGCGGCCACTGGTAATATTCGTTGGGTTCAGGACCTGGATGCGCCGGTCACCACAGGACCGACGCTGAATGGTGATCTGGTCTATGTCGTCTCGCGCGATAGCACCGCTTGGGCGCTTGAGCCAAGCAACGGACGCATCCGCTGGCAACGGTCCGGTACACCATCATCGGCGAATTTTGGCGGCGGGGCATCCCCTGCTGTCAGCGGTGAATATGCGATCTTCCCGTTTCCATCGGGCGAGATTGCCGCGACATATCCGCGTGGCGGTTTGCCCCGCTGGTCGGCTGTTGTGTCAGGGGACCGGCTTGGGCGCGCGGCCTCTTTGATCAATGATATTGCGGGCGATCCTGTGATCTTTGACGGCCGCGTTTATATTGCGAATTTTGGCGGGCGGACTGTTGCGCTAGATCTTGATGATGGCAGTCGTATTTGGACCGCCGGGGAAGGGGCTGTAAGCCCTGTCTGGCCAACCACAGATTCGCTGTTCCTGATCAACGACGTCAATGAGCTGGTCCGCCTGGATGCGGCCACAGGCGCAGCTGTTTGGCGCATCAGCCTGCCGAATTTCGATGAGGGGCGTACAGCCCGGCAACGCAGCGTTTTTGCCCATTACGGGCCGATCCTTGCCGGTGGCCGGCTGATCGTGGCATCTTCGGATGGGCTGATCCGTCAGTTTGATCCCACTTCTGGCGGGTTGATCGGCACGATTGATTTGCCCGGTGGTGCCGCCTCGGCCCCTGTTGTGGCGGGCGAGACCCTGTATGTTCTGAATAAAGACGGTCAATTGCACGCTTTTCGTTGA
- the der gene encoding ribosome biogenesis GTPase Der gives MTFTLAIVGRPNVGKSTLFNRLVGKKLALVDDQPGVTRDLREGEGRIADLRFTVIDSAGLEEATDDSLQGRMRRLTERAVEMADVCLFMIDARTGVLPADEVFADILRKKNAHVILAANKGEGKAADASILEAYALGLGEPIRMSAEHGEGMGELLDMLRPIAEAQAEQAAADAPEVDVDVGDDDEDAARVPTKSKPLQIAVVGRPNAGKSTLINQIIGEERLLTGPEAGITRDAISVQQDWGGVPMRIFDTAGMRKKAKVQEKIEKLSVSDGLRAVKFAEVVVVLLDVEIPFEQQDLRIADLAEREGRAVVVAVNKWDIEGDKQVKLKKLREDFERLLPQLRGAPLVTVSAKTGKGLDRLQQAIMRAHEVWNRRVTTAHLNRWLTGMLEQHPPPAPGGKRIRMRYMTQVKTRPPAFVVMTSHPDMMPDSYKRYLVNGLRADFDMPGTPIRLFLRDQGDKNPYKDKKSSQPSRLSKHLKKGPSDR, from the coding sequence ATGACCTTTACCCTTGCCATTGTGGGGCGCCCGAATGTGGGCAAATCCACCCTGTTTAACCGGCTGGTTGGGAAGAAGCTGGCATTGGTTGATGACCAACCCGGCGTCACGCGCGACCTGCGCGAGGGCGAGGGGCGCATCGCTGATCTGCGCTTTACGGTGATTGACAGTGCCGGTTTGGAAGAAGCCACGGATGACAGTCTGCAAGGGCGTATGCGCCGCCTGACCGAGCGCGCCGTGGAAATGGCAGATGTCTGTCTGTTCATGATCGATGCCCGGACCGGTGTGCTGCCCGCCGATGAGGTTTTCGCCGATATCCTGCGCAAGAAAAATGCCCATGTCATCCTTGCCGCCAACAAGGGCGAAGGGAAGGCAGCGGACGCCTCGATCTTGGAGGCCTATGCTTTGGGGCTTGGTGAGCCGATCCGCATGTCCGCTGAACATGGCGAAGGGATGGGCGAGCTGCTGGATATGCTGCGCCCGATTGCCGAGGCCCAAGCCGAACAGGCCGCGGCTGACGCACCTGAGGTGGATGTGGACGTTGGCGATGACGACGAAGATGCGGCGCGGGTTCCAACAAAGTCCAAACCTTTGCAGATTGCCGTCGTTGGTCGGCCCAATGCGGGCAAATCCACCCTGATCAACCAGATCATCGGGGAAGAACGCCTTTTGACCGGTCCAGAGGCCGGGATCACCCGTGATGCCATTTCCGTCCAGCAGGACTGGGGCGGGGTGCCCATGCGGATTTTTGACACTGCGGGCATGCGCAAAAAGGCCAAGGTGCAGGAAAAGATCGAAAAACTTTCGGTCTCGGACGGGCTGCGGGCTGTGAAATTTGCCGAAGTGGTTGTTGTGCTGCTTGATGTGGAAATTCCATTTGAGCAGCAGGACTTGCGGATTGCTGATCTGGCAGAGCGCGAGGGGCGGGCCGTCGTTGTCGCCGTGAACAAATGGGACATCGAAGGCGACAAGCAGGTCAAACTGAAGAAGCTGCGCGAAGACTTTGAACGGCTCTTGCCGCAGCTGCGCGGCGCACCTTTGGTCACCGTCTCAGCCAAGACCGGCAAAGGGCTCGACCGGCTGCAGCAGGCAATCATGCGCGCCCATGAGGTTTGGAACCGGCGCGTGACAACCGCGCATTTGAACCGCTGGTTGACGGGCATGCTTGAACAGCATCCGCCGCCCGCACCGGGGGGCAAAAGGATCAGGATGCGCTATATGACCCAAGTCAAAACGCGCCCACCTGCCTTTGTGGTGATGACTTCGCATCCTGACATGATGCCCGATAGCTATAAACGCTATTTGGTCAATGGGTTGCGGGCCGACTTTGATATGCCAGGTACGCCCATTCGGCTGTTTTTACGCGATCAAGGGGACAAAAACCCTTATAAGGATAAAAAATCGTCGCAACCCTCTCGCTTGTCCAAGCATCTGAAAAAGGGCCCGTCTGACCGTTAA
- a CDS encoding DUF2235 domain-containing protein, producing the protein MKRIAIFCDGTWNSPTISETTNVHHMYEACVQDDGQVAIYLEGVGVGEFSNKIRTFLNKIGGGAFGWGLARNVKKAYAALCRVYEEGDEILIFGFSRGAYTARSLAGMIRKCGLIPKDDLGVYRLAMAWNLYKKAGKKNHPDSYHIWAKRQKLSPDVATSTTDLERRAGQGHLVNIAYLGVWDTVGALGIPEQLLGPIAKLWNWRYRFHDAELSSLVRTARHAVALDERRVFYKPALWDNMDDPDGNNKGRMTANSPWQQLWFVGSHSIVGGSSPSEKLVAFPLEWILEGATGLRLRSDFHIPKEKGDPIFETDELTDPGRIYNIAPSLLAWRDPPQDAGQVHWSVAQRAQTLADIYRPGTIELVLAALLQQEQPVFTDDIRPAVRQA; encoded by the coding sequence ATGAAACGGATAGCTATTTTCTGCGATGGGACGTGGAATTCGCCCACGATCTCTGAAACCACCAATGTCCATCATATGTATGAGGCTTGTGTTCAGGATGACGGTCAGGTTGCGATCTACCTTGAAGGGGTCGGCGTTGGCGAGTTTTCCAATAAGATCAGAACCTTTCTGAACAAGATCGGGGGTGGCGCGTTTGGCTGGGGTTTGGCTCGCAATGTCAAAAAGGCTTATGCCGCGCTGTGCCGTGTCTATGAGGAAGGTGATGAGATCCTTATTTTCGGCTTTTCGCGCGGCGCGTATACGGCCCGTTCGCTGGCCGGAATGATCCGCAAATGTGGTCTGATCCCGAAAGATGATCTGGGCGTCTACCGTTTGGCGATGGCTTGGAACCTCTATAAAAAGGCCGGGAAAAAGAACCATCCCGACAGCTATCATATCTGGGCAAAGCGCCAGAAATTATCGCCTGATGTGGCCACCTCTACCACGGATTTGGAACGCCGCGCAGGGCAGGGGCATCTGGTGAATATCGCCTATCTGGGTGTCTGGGATACCGTTGGCGCCTTGGGCATACCAGAGCAATTGCTGGGCCCTATCGCCAAGCTGTGGAACTGGCGTTACCGGTTCCATGATGCAGAATTGTCGTCGCTTGTGCGCACCGCGCGGCATGCTGTTGCGCTGGATGAACGCCGTGTCTTCTACAAGCCCGCCCTTTGGGACAATATGGATGACCCGGATGGCAACAACAAAGGGCGCATGACTGCAAATAGCCCATGGCAGCAATTATGGTTTGTCGGCAGTCATAGCATCGTGGGTGGCAGCAGCCCCAGTGAAAAGCTGGTCGCCTTTCCGCTGGAATGGATCTTGGAAGGGGCCACCGGACTGCGGCTTCGGTCCGATTTTCATATTCCAAAGGAAAAGGGTGATCCGATCTTTGAAACGGATGAGCTGACCGATCCTGGCCGTATCTACAATATCGCGCCCAGTTTGCTGGCCTGGCGTGATCCGCCACAGGACGCAGGCCAAGTCCATTGGTCCGTTGCGCAACGCGCGCAAACGTTGGCCGATATCTACCGGCCGGGCACGATTGAGCTGGTTCTGGCCGCCCTTTTGCAGCAAGAGCAGCCAGTATTCACAGATGATATCAGGCCAGCTGTCCGTCAGGCGTGA